From the genome of Vanessa cardui chromosome 17, ilVanCard2.1, whole genome shotgun sequence:
gatggaattagacacatgacataaaaatgtatcctatatcatttattttgatcCAAGTATCCATAATACCAAGTTTCATGAAATTCTGTTCAGTGGCTTAgcacagacagacatagtttctttcacatttataatatttgttaggTATGGCTATTATGATAACACTTAGCATCATAATTAACCGATACCAATCGGGCCCCACCTATTAAACCTTGATGATGAAATTGACACAAAACTACAAAGTTTAAACTTAATTGGATTAATGGTATCATACACCATATTCTTATAATGATCatttaattttgtgtatatattttttttataatacagatctttattaaaatataggtatagatataaatatatataggtttattttattatttttcttctacTAAGACTTTTTACAAGCTTACTTCGAAATTGTAGTCACTGAAATAATACatgctataataaaatatataactatcatAAATTCTAGTATAATTTTGGAACAGAGGCCAAGTATGCTTCCAGTCGCCGCCATTTTGATTTatcgaaaacaaaatatatgacttttttatgaaaaattttatgcaattaatataaaatgttgtatgtcgttcattattttcatttaagatTTATTCACTCTCGAATAATCGCCCCTATTTTATTAAGTCtataaaattgtgttatttagatctatctttataaaaaaatcttttaaatttgtcTATAAATGTTGTGATCAGTTAAACAATGCTGCATCTacgtttttcaaataaatgatgGAAATAGAGGGTGTTAAAAAGagataacttatattttacatGTGTTAATGGAATAGCTATGCTGATCAGAAgaatataaaattctaaatttataaattctaaaattgactcctctataaataatttattgaaacggAAAGCCCGCCTGGATACAACCCACTCATCGTTTTTTCCGCAAAACATTAATACTTCGTATTGCTCTGTTTCGGTTTCAATGATATAGAGTTTGTATCTGACGAACTAACTTCTTAGGTTCCTTGCTTTAAAAAATGCATATGTGTGCGCCACAGGCtgtgttgggcaaattttaattgcaattaaaattaaagattaacaattaattaattgttaattgttactactacagttaacaattaatcaattgtaattgtggaaaatcacaactaacaattatttaattgttaactgtattagtaacaattaacaattaattaatttttaattgttttgttaattttaattaaaaataacaattaaaaatagcgctgtaaaatataaagacttgagcgaaaacgacgacttgaaatgtttttgttttatacctacgctgaagaaatatttatcaatgcaactttatattatataatataaaaataaacactttttttctgtggaaagagacatttagaaaaaataagcttaaaacttagagtctttgaccacatttttattcgtctgaagtctaatacttatagcttaattttcctaaaaatttactaattacattttgatgtataaagttaattgttagttttaattgttttataaaacaactaaaaaagttaattgcaattattttaattgtaagttgcaattgacatacgttaatcaaattaatttaattgcaaggtgcaattaaaagtgtaattgcgattaatttaattgtaattaatttaattgcaattacttttttagtcaattaataaaataattaacaattgcttgattaatgcccaacactggCCACAGCCGGGCTAAAGCCCTCTCCACTTGAGGAGACCGCATTCATAGTGCAAATGTTGCAATTCAGTTCGGTGCTTATATATGTGGGAAATTTTCATATAAGTTTACTCACAACGTTTTGCTTTATTGCACAGAACAAGGTGAATTATATGAATCAAAATAAGATACGTGAAATAAGTAGTGATAGCCACTATAGATAGATATTTTGAACTCTTTGATATTGTGCTCTTGTTTCTAGCCTATTCAATCGAAGAAGGAATGAAGTTAAACAATTTtagataaagattatttttatttcaaaagatcCAATAACAGCTCTGTTGACGTTGAAAacgcaatttttatttacaaattcataTTGACTACTAGTTGTGCTTACaacttcgtgcgcgtttgaatttagcaaaaatGTATTGTTCATCCAAATTGGTCCAGCCTTAcaagagattagccagaacaaacacacagacaacaatttaaaaaaagtgaaatttttatatgtaccgTGAAAACATACATAGACAATCAGTAAAaagctccaattttattatttgtacagatTGAacatcatagattaatcaagctgtcgaccaatgatatcgcgtcaattcggtgtcaaattatgtttatttggcttttatcCTCTCGAGGATAGCACATATATGGGATGATTACACCTTAACTTGGacgtattataatttcattgaactaattgcatacatatatttagttcgtagtatatactttaataacCATTCCATAAACTTTTGGAAGTTCATAACGCCCGTTAAATTTTTACTGACACGtctgtttgtatttaaatattaatttttttatagttccaAATAAAACGGTAATGTTTTTCGCACGTTTTAATACTTCTCGTTAGTAAGTTGATTGATATTCATGTTtgtttgtgtaatttttttacaaagtaaTGTGTACAGACTATAAAGGTCGCTGACACACGAGTCACCGGCCACAACGGAGTCATATTTCCtgtaattttcataaattttatgttgttcctacaatataaaataaaattttaacaaaaagaaaaaccgacttcaaacaaaacactattttaaaacaaatgaatatcacgaaaaagtaataaaaataattgcgtattcaacatattttttagagtcttcctaagttaaatgaaatgaaaaatattagactacttaaaagtcgattaacgattatatcatgtagttatagttattggtatatttggagccggtgtcagccacggtgcccttgccccaacaatcaaaagaaagaagcgatacgagccccttgattgatccagtatattattgtgtaaaaggtaatttgtaaaaaacatatttgttacagtattctcgtattgttttttgatagatatactgtagggtttcattggctgacaccgactccaaatataacaataattataactacatgatataatcgttaatcgacttttaagtagtctaatatttttcatttcatttaactaaggaagactctaaaaaatatgttgaatacgcaattatttttattactttttcgtgatattcatttgttttaaaatagtgttttgtttgaagtcggtttttctttttgttaaaattttatttattttttgattttaagtgaagctgatgttgactaactaattttttttaatatggatagattaagcgttccgtttatatgagtcagaaactacttcgaggacaatttcaaaggaaacttgcgaataaagcaaaaatagactttcgaaaatgcggatttaatacgtcacgcggcgtaaactacaaggatccctcgaaagagctgtaatcgaactcagcaaaaaaactttgaaaaagaccaactatatttcgtacatcatatgacatcacatcacatacacaaaatttgattaaagatagtaagaaattctgccccatatcgcaccctaactgcgagccgtataggagttccgtcactacatagtataaaacaaagtcgctttctctgtccctatatctttaaatctacgcaacggattttgatgcggttttttttaatagatagtgtgattcaaggggatggtttgtgtatataataaatgaataatatagtaaagaaacactgacaattttagaagtttgcaatgtgatgtcgtaaataaacaaattctttagtatatttagtatcagtattgcacccgtgagaagtcggggcgggtcgctagttgattataatattcgattatgacaattacatgaacataaccacgttccggaaggtgattcaaatatccaagtaacccataaataaaagattcgaccgagtattgctaacgtgctcctcagaattgttccgttccctcccgttcccttaatttgtcatggatcctgtgctcagaaccttaccaaactttcaccaaactacccttaaagtatattctttataataaaaaaagaatcatcaaaattggttaacgtgattttgagttattcacctagttgtcgcgcacatacataatgcaaatttaagacttatgtcgtttacatacggataccatcatcggaaaaaaataaaaaaaaatgggaccccacgggaagcactacctttcaaacaaaaaaaaaattatcaaaatcggtccactcagtaaaaagttatgaggtaacaaacataaaaaaaaaaaaaaaaaaaaaaaaaaaaaaaaaaatacagacgaattgataacctcctccttttggaagtcggttgaaaaagaggCGACTATTAGCGACAACCGTGTGAGGTGACCCTAAGCTAGCTAGCacagtcaaagtcaaaaatcgaaatataaaaaaacaacttatgctaaattataatgaatgtttataaaagttattttggaTTAAGTAACTCAACTTATACTAGACAATcactagaaatatttttttattaaatatacatacatccaAATATTATTCTGTGtaatcaatatttctttaacgTACAGAAGGGTGTTCCACGTAACATCTCATTTTATGTCCTTCacctaaatatactttaaaaacttcctataaaaaaataaagtacgtGAATGTATATAGTTATATCAAGTATTCGATATAAATTACAAGTTAAttacattgtatataaatataccttcATTATTCCGTACTTATTAATTTGGGGTCGACAAGATAATTCTCTTACAAATACATCTGTTGATACGAAATGTTTTAACAGACTATCTTAACTAATATAACAAACGTTTGCAAATAACACGATGGTTACGTGTGACCCATGTCATAAGAGATAACTCAGTAAGCAGAGGTCTAATGTCAAAGAGTTTGTCGAATAAAAAATCTCTAGTCGTATACTCGGGTATTCCCCACATCTCATCCCTCACAGACCATCTGACTTAATTTCGGTTTTAGTTTTGCTTTATAATTcagattattattacaaatataattgtatataataatagtaacaacctgtaaatttcccactgctggcctaaggccaCCTCCCCCTCGTAGAACAAGGCtaggaccatattccaccacgctgttccaaagtgGTTTCGTGCTTTCTAATGTGGCtgaatttcctcacgatgaaaaaattcagtggtgtaaTGTCTGGGCTTGAAtccacaatcattggttaagaagcacgcgctCTGACCACTGGGTCATGTCGGCATATGTTTGTGTATATGTGATATAAATGTAACCATATGTTTCAGGATTCGTATCGTGTACGATGACAAACCCGATTTGGTTCGTGAAGACTCGTTTGCAACTCGACGGTCAGAACATCACAGCTTGGCAATGTATTAAGAGGATATACGCTAAAACTGTaagtaaaaatatgatatactttatttaaaattgtttattgtatatttcataTCAAGAGAATACTATACCTATAAGGCatatttggaaatatttcaaatgtaagTCAGGCGATATTAAATATAACCGAAtggaatgtaaaattaaaaaaaaattacacattatTAAAGGTATGGATGCAATAACGACAACGGacctttttctttaatttaattatacttcttTTCCAACGGCCTTCGTtcagtttaaatttagaatgccCTCAAATAAGTGATAAATATCGGTTGTCAGgttcaaaaatataacttactaAAGCGAACTAAAACATGCTGCTTAATGATTTATATGTAAAGCTTCGGGTCAGAACgatatatacaataatgttcGTCtgttaatatatagaatattccAATCACAAAAGGACTaaaaccaaataaacaacatttgacattcAATTGACGCAATGtaattggtcgagagcttgaatgATTTACGAAATCAAATACGGATTTACGAAAATATGGcgtaaattgtatttaagtagtTGAGTGGAAATATATTgtatcattacgtagtataaaacaaagtcgcttactgtatTCGTACccatgtacgcttagatctgtaaaattacgcaactgattttgatgcggtttttttaaatagatagagtgattcgagaggaaggtttctgtCTAGAATACATGTaaagacaatataaaaaagaaattcgaaaaaatctgtagtatatttagtattaagttacgtcgctagttataaataaaggtatattaaTTAACGACAGTTATTATTGCACAATATAGcagatctattaaaaaatcgcttggaatacgtaaatctaagctCAGTTTGTCTTAATTCACTATGTGTATTTTTATctagtaaatacatatatttagctCGGAACTCAGAGAACACTGATAACTAATTCGTCATACGAGTTTCAATTAGACTATTGTGTTCGTTGTTCTGCCTTGACCTTGAGTAAATATTGTTAGTAAGACTCTTCATTAATTTGAATGTGTAGTCAAATGGCGCTCAACCCAGTGTCAGTGTCCAGGAGTACCATATTGATCAAATTATCAATTACTAACGACCGACCCCCTCCCCCCTCCCTGCTCCGCATGGGTgcgatactgatactaaatatacaacaggatttgtttgtttacgatatcattctttttttactttgttttaaaacttttactatattttaaatagggTTTTTACTTTGAGAAAATACCACCCTTATAGTGCTTACAAAATTGATTTGTTACATTGTTCAAAACACCATCCACTAATTACAAAACATGCGCTGGTTCTGATGTATGGTCAGCGGGGCTATCAGCCTCATTACCACCCCGTGCTACTGTAGGTATATTTAGAGAATTCTATAGAAAAtgcagattataaataaatatgagacaacatcacatacattactctgatcccaatgtaagtagctgaagcacttgtgttatggaaatcagaagtaacgacggtaccacaaacatccagacacaagacaacatagaaaactaatggtaatctacatcgactcggccaggaatcgaacccgggacctcagagtggcgtacctatgaaaaccggtgtacacatcactcgaccatggaggtcgtcaattattcattattcgtattacattatcatattatatcgcTTGATTTAAGAATCATTTCAAGGCAAACTACGAATCTCTCCTCTTTTCCAGGGCGTGAGAGGTTTCTACAAAGGCATAACGGCGTCGTATATGGGCATCAGCGAGACGGTGGTGCACTTCGTGCTGTACGAGGGCGTGAAGGCGCGCCTCATGGCCGCGCGCGCCATGGACGGCGTGCCCACCGACCAGCGCTCGCCGCGGGACTTCCTCGAGTTCATGGGGGCGGGCGCCTTCTCCAAAACCGTCGCATCTTGCATCGCATATCCACATGGTGAGACTACTATATATATCTCTCTCACACACAGCCGTACACACATACACGCACACACGTACACATACACACGCATAAACATCGAGCATCGTAATGTAAGCcatacacacatacacgcaTAAACATCGAGCATCGTAATGTAAAACGCTTAGTAGCATAACTATGTATAGGAAAAGACTGGGGTTTCCATTTTTGCTTGTGAAAATTCGgtacaaaatgtatattttatgccCATGTACATATAACTCATTGAAATTCGATGATTATGCTGTTATTACTCTAATATAGcgtagtaagtaaagtaaaagtaaagttacagccggtaaatttcccaccgctgggctaaggcctcctcttccattaaggagagggtttggaacatattccaccacgctgttccaatgcgggttgatggaatgcacatgtggaagaaattcgatgaaattagacacatgcaggtttcctcacgatgttttccttcaccgccgagcacgagatgaattaaaaacacaaatgctcatatatatatagtggtgcttgcctgggtttgaacccgcaatcatcggttaagatgcacgcgtactaaccactggaCAGCTCTTTCATTAAAAGTGCTATCtgatacatatatagtaaaatcTGAAAAGATGACAACAGCTATTTATTAATCCAAAGTATAACGACCGTAGGAAGTAAGAAGTAAACGTGACTATGTACTCAGCTTGCGTTATCTTTCATTGCCCCTTTATCGAACGCTATCAAGTGCCAGCGAAGTGGGACAAACCTAGGAACTGAATTAGAAAAATGTACAAGTGAGAGAACAATAAATCAAGATATAGTCATGTTAGTGGGTCAACCTGTCAATGCAATCTCTTGAAACAAAGTGCATGACAGCGGAATGTGTTGCATGTTGTATGTaaatactagcgaccagccccgacttcgcacgggtgcaatacttatactaaatatacctactacagaatttgtttatttacgacatcacattagaaacttctataactatcagtgtttctttactatattgaccatgtattatacaaaaaccttcctctcgaatcaatctatcaattttaaaaaaaccgcgtcaaaatccgttgcgtcattttaaagatctaagcatacatagagacagacagcggtaaacgattttgttttatactatataatgatatataagtatataaataatatattaggcGAAACGAGCGATCATTAcgaattgtgtttattttgtttttaattcacttCGGCGTTGAAGGATTTTAAGGTTAGGTTTTTTCTGAAATTAAATCGCAAGTGACGTTTCAACCAAACAACGTGGTAGATTAAGTTCTCAAAGTGAAACTCAAAGCGATGTCTTTCCCTTTTTTTCCTCTTGCCCTTGACTGTTacttcttttacttttataagttttatataaaaaaatgataaagtgGGTATAAGATCTGCGTCTAAATATTAGTCGTATCGTATGTGCCGTCCCAGTGGATTATAAAAAAGGGAATATAGATGTTCTTTTGCAAACCCTTTTGCACTCTGATTGACCTTGCACAGTTGACTGTCGTCGGTGTGGTCGGAATCGCTCATAAAGGCATTATTctatatcttaaataatattatctatcttaaataggtaatattataaatcctaaagtaagtttatttatttgttacgctTTAACGTCTTAGCTACTCTACTAAACATCATGGATTTTAGCATACACGTTATCGTGGGGTATAGAAAATGACATAGCGATCCCCCCCACAGTTTCTACTGGGGAATGCCGCGGTCGGAATTTGTAGTGTCTTGTAACTACTAGAGATATTATGAGATACTTAATATACAGGTAATCTCACAGTCACCAAGTGTTGATCAATATTTATGATAACTCTCAACACACAATATATAAGTCATAAGAAAATATTGCGTTCAACtttcttattatattgataaattaaaaatacttttttccaCAGAGGTAGCGAGGACACGGTTAAGGGAAGAAGGCGACAAGTATCGCAAGTTTTGGCAGACACTGCATACGGTTTGGATGGAGGAAGGCTATCGTGGAGTTTATAGGTAATACTTTACTTTAAGGGAATAACATATATGAGTCGTATGTGTCTCGGAGTACGAAGGCAATGTGATTTATTAGTCTCAATAAAGCTATAGAGAATCGCGTAACTTTGCCaatacataaattcaaatcaaaataaactttattcaagtaggcttttacaagcactcttgaatcgccattttacaattatgtgaagctaccaccggtttggaaagtatattctataatAGAATATACCGAGAAGATCAGGagttctaattaattaatacctgttgacttcctgtcaacaggtattaactccacgcttttttatcatccataAAATCTTGTCTCGAacaatatgctttttctaccgaTGTAGAAATCAACATTAATAAATGACTTTCAGACAGAATCTAtatagctacttatattgggatcagagtaatgtatgtgatgttgtctcatatttatgtcaattttttatttcatttatttgatataactttgtatttcaaatgtttgaAAACAGTAACTAAGTTGCTTGCCAGTTTTTCTCGCTGGaatctatttaatatgtatttcgaACCGGTAGctttgcatttattattaactgtgttgttaatattttaaacaatatttatgctTCTAATCACCCTGATTTTGAATTCAGAGCCCTACTTTActtcaatcaaattaaattaactattatatatttatattgcattgtagccttaatatattttttttactctgGATTTTCAtgatacttaattattatattatctgcaATGGTAAAATTTGGTTCCTTGAAGGTTATTCGTAAACACCCTGACAGCAATGATCGATAGAACATCATGAGATAGTCTATTTCTGAGATAAATCTTTGTTGATCCACATTGTTGTCTCTGACTGATAAACTCTATCGTACTAAATAACTCATAGAGGTCACATCAATGTCACTTATGTGTTATATTCAACACGTGGCagtatatttcatcaaaatcaaaatcaaaataaactttattcaagtaggcttttataagcacttttaaatcgtcattttacaattaagtgaagctaccaccggttcggaaagtagattctaccgagaagaaccggcaagaaactcagtagttactcttttttaaacatttaaaaaatacaacgtcatgttaattaaatacaattatttcaattaatgtatcctgcttggaagtcacaaggtattaaatccacgcttttttatcatctacaaaatcttgtatcgaataatatgctttttctaccaatgtgtTAAATcatatgtttaaatatgttttttttttgtccagGGGCCTCGGAACGCAGCTTGTCCGCCAGATACCGAACACAGCCATAATGATGTCCACGTACGAAGCGGTCGTTTACCTCCTCACGACACACTTCAACAATTCCTTCTATGAGAACACATAGTCGGAGAGCAGAG
Proteins encoded in this window:
- the LOC124536659 gene encoding mitochondrial carrier protein Rim2 isoform X2, whose amino-acid sequence is MSQRDTAIHLVAGGLAGTAGAVVTCPLEVVKTRLQSSKGVGIPPPPPSGAANSKRVCSKIPKHQVQQCARAGHARTAGSMTLIQCLRHIVQNEGARALFKGLGPNIVGVAPSRAIYFCTYSQAKAILNQHLPPDTPIVHLSAASAAGFVSCTMTNPIWFVKTRLQLDGQNITAWQCIKRIYAKTGVRGFYKGITASYMGISETVVHFVLYEGVKARLMAARAMDGVPTDQRSPRDFLEFMGAGAFSKTVASCIAYPHEVARTRLREEGDKYRKFWQTLHTVWMEEGYRGVYRGLGTQLVRQIPNTAIMMSTYEAVVYLLTTHFNNSFYENT
- the LOC124536659 gene encoding mitochondrial carrier protein Rim2 isoform X1 — translated: MSQRDTAIHLVAGGLAGTAGAVVTCPLEVVKTRLQSSKGVGIPPPPPSGAANSKRVCSKIPKHQEAKWGYRRTMGAMFAYSKQADRMLMSYNYQVQQCARAGHARTAGSMTLIQCLRHIVQNEGARALFKGLGPNIVGVAPSRAIYFCTYSQAKAILNQHLPPDTPIVHLSAASAAGFVSCTMTNPIWFVKTRLQLDGQNITAWQCIKRIYAKTGVRGFYKGITASYMGISETVVHFVLYEGVKARLMAARAMDGVPTDQRSPRDFLEFMGAGAFSKTVASCIAYPHEVARTRLREEGDKYRKFWQTLHTVWMEEGYRGVYRGLGTQLVRQIPNTAIMMSTYEAVVYLLTTHFNNSFYENT